From Oryza sativa Japonica Group chromosome 4, ASM3414082v1, one genomic window encodes:
- the LOC107276558 gene encoding salt stress-induced protein-like: MIPSTIPRRFNSIALFHSSGAIHSMESNNNSSALFHFDYYIQQQQQHGGRDRHGGGQLKLMNHGPWGQASSYNSIAVRDEIKLSAREQVTAVEGTVGNFRDVDEPVITSLTFYTNAGRKYGPYGGNGKQGTPFSIPVGKGCIVVGFWGRCGWLLDAIGVYVSPQS; encoded by the exons ATGATCCCGTCCACCATCCCTCGCCGGTTCAACAGCATCGCGTTGTTCCACTCCAGTGGCGCCATCCACTCCATGGAgagcaacaacaacagcagcgcGTTGTTCCACTTCGACTACTACatccaacaacagcagcaacatGGAGGACGTGATCGCCATGGTGGTGGACAGCTCAAGCTCATGAACCATGGTCCATGGGGCCAAGCGTCTTCCTACAATTCCATAGCCGTCCGTGATGAG ATCAAGTTGTCGGCGCGTGAACAGGTGACAGCGGTGGAGGGCACGGTTGGGAATTTCAGGGACGTGGATGAGCCGGTGATTACCTCCCTCACCTTCTACACCAACGCCGGCAGGAAATACGGGCCATACGGCGGCAACGGCAAGCAAGGGACTCCATTCTCCATCCCGGTTGGAAAGGGTTGCATCGTCGTTGGATTCTGGGGACGCTGTGGATGGCTCCTCGATGCCATCGGAGTCTATGTCAGTCCCCAGAGCTAA